A stretch of Episyrphus balteatus chromosome 2, idEpiBalt1.1, whole genome shotgun sequence DNA encodes these proteins:
- the LOC129908409 gene encoding tigger transposable element-derived protein 6-like, producing the protein MPRKRIRTTSRGMVSKQIMANAANEVLKYGKSIRSVAKVFNICHVTLSRFVKKTTFAEDSPEDTVYPEIGYRSHNRVFNDEFEDKLEAYINHCADLYYGLTTKCVRKMAYQVASYYKLEMPKNWKLNGMAGQEWLISFMSRKNTLAIRKPEPTSLARSMNFNKPNVTKFFNNLLDVMDRFNFQPQDVFNIDETGLTTVHKPTNVIAKKGKKQVGAISSAERGTLVTMCLGVNAIGNAIPPLFIFPLKKYNPAFLKGGPIGSIGASNKSGWMQSEFLNFMEHLVKHTNASETNRKLVLLDNHQSHLSLPVVNFCKENGIVLLTFPPHCSHKLQPLDRSVFGPMKTYFNQACGNWMRSNAGNRIKIYDIPELAKIALEKAATPTNILSGFRVSGIWPVNPDIFGDDEFSPSDVTDRPNPLEVQTQSLASTSSQAALMPEAISNLNLSPATPLTATENAFSPEIVMPYPKSKLAAVPARGGRKRGRTTILTDTPEKIALEEEAKKKLNNKSKPIQKKKPKKNKRLNRKSSCDAISSSEEEDSVCFYCLGKFSQSLPKEQWVQCTSCKMWVHTRCVGDKSKQLFFQCRNCESDTD; encoded by the exons ATGCCACGAAAAAGAATCAGAACAACCTCGCGTGGCATGGTTTCAAAACAGATCATGGCAAATGCAGCCAATGAAGTTCTCAAATATGGAAAATCCATTCGAAGTGTCGCAAAAGTATTTAACATCTGCCATGTAACTTTAAgtcgatttgtaaaaaaaacaacatttgctGAAGACTCTCCTGAGGACACCGTTTACCCAGAGATTGGATATAGGTCCCACAATAGGGTATTTAATGATGAATTCGAA GATAAGTTGGAAGCTTATATAAACCACTGTGCCGATTTATATTATGGGCTTACCACTAAATGCGTCCGGAAGATGGCATACCAAGTGGCAAGTTATTATAAGTTAGAAATGCCCAAGAATTGGAAACTAAATGGAATGGCAGGCCAAGAATGGCTTATATCTTTTATGAGCCGCAAGAATACCCTGGCTATTCGGAAACCGGAGCCAACTAGTTTGGCTAGGTCAATGAACTTCAACAAGCCCAATGTGACGAAGTTCTTCAATAATTTGCTAGATGTTATGGATCGGTTTAATTTTCAGCCTCAAGATGTATTTAACATCGATGAGACGGGCCTTACAACAGTGCACAAACCCACAAACGTCATTGCAAAAAAAGGCAAGAAACAAGTTGGAGCCATTTCATCTGCTGAACGAGGAACTCTGGTGACCATGTGTCTTGGTGTCAACGCTATTGGCAATGCAATTCCGCCTTTGTTTATATTTCCCCTCAAGAAATACAACCCGGCATTTCTTAAAGGAGGACCAATCGGCAGTATTGGAGCATCAAATAAGTCGGGATGGATGCAATCGGAGTTTTTAAACTTTATGGAACACCTGGTTAAACATACCAATGCCTCCGAAACCAATCGCAAATTGGTCCTCCTTGATAATCACCAATCACACCTTTCTCTGCCAGTAGTTAATTTCTGCAAAGAAAATGGTATCGTGCTACTAACTTTCCCACCTCACTGCTCACATAAACTTCAGCCATTAGATCGAAGTGTTTTTGGACCAATGAAAACCTATTTCAATCAGGCATGTGGAAATTGGATGAGGTCTAATGCAG GAAATCGAATAAAAATATACGATATACCCGAGCTTGCAAAGATTGCACTGGAAAAAGCAGCAACACCCACAAATATTTTGTCAGGCTTCAGGGTATCCGGAATTTGGCCAGTTAATCCAGATATTTTCGGGGATGATGAGTTTTCCCCTAGCGATGTCACTGATAGACCGAATCCACTTGAAGTTCAAACCCAATCATTAGCTTCAACTTCATCTCAAGCTGCGCTGATGCCAGAAGCCATCTCGAACTTAAATTTGTCCCCTGCTACACCTCTTACTGCAACAGAAAATGCTTTTTCTCCAGAAATTGTTATGCCGTACCCAAAATCAAAACTCGCAGCTGTTCCTGCAAGAGGTGGAAGAAAAAGGGGGCGGACAACTATCCTCACGGATACTCCTGAAAAAATAGCATTAGAAGAAGAAGCAAAgaagaaattaaataacaaatcCAAGCCAATTCAGAAAAAGaagccgaaaaaaaataaaagattaaatCGTAAAAGTTCATGTGATGCGATAAGTTCAAGTGAAGAAGAAGATTCCGTTTGCTTCTATTGCCTGGGAAAATTCTCTCAATCCCTTCCGAAGGAGCAGTGGGTCCAATGTACGTCCTGCAAAATGTGGGTTCACACTAGGTGTGTGGGAGACAAGTCAAAACAGCTTTTCTTCCAATGCAGAAACTGTGAGTCCGATACCGATTAG